Part of the Woronichinia naegeliana WA131 genome, ATGAGTTGTTCACCGTTTTTGACAGTCGAGGCGAATTTTCTAGATTAAATGTATTTTTCATCGGGTGTGACCTTTAGTTGATAAAAGCTGTTGTAATCAGGGTTCTACAGGGAACCCATATTGATCAAGTTTTGCCCAAAATTGACTCCATCGTTCCTTCGTCAATACCAAAGCTCGTAGGCTCAAAATAATTCCTGCTCCTTTTTCCTTCCATCGCATCCCTGAACAACATAATCGTTGTTTGACCAACGTCTTACAAGCTGCTTCCGTAACACCTGAACCAATCGGATACTTTTTCTCTATGTATTCAGCATAATCCATTTGATGCTGATGATTCTCGTAATAAGTAATCGCTGCTTGTAGTTTCTCGGTAAGATTCTTAGAATGACTTTTTTCTTCTTTGACTTCTTTCATCAGATTTAGCAGTTCTCCTGCTTTTCCTTTTTCATGCTTGAGTTCTCGACAATTTTCAGTCAACCATTCTTTTTGTTTTGACACGGTATTCGGATGCAACGCTTCTGCCAAGGCACCTAAGTAACCAGAGGCATGATAGAAATCTAATATCTGTTCTTCCGTTTGCTTTTCTAAAAACTTCCAATTTGATTCTGCCCCGTCTGCTATCCCGACCAATGTTGCCTCTGGATAACGGTTTTTCGCTCGCTCAATTTCTCTTTCTAATCTTTCTAGAAAACTCTTTTTTCCATACTCTGGTGCCGCACCTAGATAGATTGTATGTTGACGTTCGCCTTCACTATCGTATAGGGAAACGGTTCCCACCATTGCTTCACGGTAGCCATCCTCACACATCAGCATACAGGTTCCATCTAATCCTATTCCCACTGTTGCAATTTGGCTATCCTCCTTGGGCGGGGCATAACTCCACGCTTCTTCTTTTGCCTGTACCACACTTCCTACTGCTTCACTCAATCTTTGGATATAGGATAGCGCTACTTTTCTACCATGATTTTCTAATAAATCATTTTTCACCTCTTTGCCTGCCATCCCTGACATTTTTGAGGATACCTGTTTTGCCAATAATGGCGTTGATGTTATGATTATCCTTGCTTCTCTTTCTAAGGGGCAATACGTTTTTCCTCCTACTGAACGCTGATATATACTTCAAACGTTCATAATCTGAGATTTATCAAAGCGTTGAAATCGTAAGGTGAGCAAAGAATCAAGCTCCTCCTTATATTTTACGTTAGCATCTTCAAGACATCCTGAAATTGCTGCAGAAAACTGCGTAAAATCTTCATAATATTTTGCGTATAAACACTTCTTTTTCACAAACTTCCACAGTCTTTCAATTAAATTCAAGTTAGGAGAATAAGGAGGTAAGTACAGTAACTCTATTCCTAATGATTCTGCCAACTCCTGCACAATTCGGCATTTTTGATAACGAGCATTGTCTAATACCAACGTAATCGGTATTAATAGTCCTAATTCTGCTATCTTTTCTAGGAGTTCACAAACCTGAGTTCCCGTAATATAAGAACTGTTCGTTACCATAATTACTTCATGGGTAATTGCATTTAATGCTCCTAACACATTAAAACGTTTTCTCCCTGATGGTAACTTAATAAAAATCCTTTTGAAGCACCATATAAAATTTACAAATGCTCCCATTACAAAATGAGAGGCATCTACAAAGAAAACTGCCCTTTTTCCTGCTTTTGCCTCTTCTAGCCTTGGTTCTAGCTCTTTTTCTCTATAGCTATCCTGAGCTTCTGCATCTGCTTTTGATGCAATTGTTCCCACCTTTAGACACCTCATTCCTATTGACTTTAAAAATTTTCTGACTTGCGTTGGACTTCTTTTTATTCCCGTTAATTCTTCTATTCTTTTTACTGCTTCATTTATTTTTGCTGGTGGATTTAACTCAAAATATGCCTCAATTTTCCCTTGATGCTCTGTTAACTCGCTTTTCGGGCGATTAAATTTTATTTCTTTTAGTTTTTCTATCCCGCCCTCTTGATAATCACGGATATAGCTTGTCACCGTATTTACTGAAACTCCTGCGAATTGAGCAATTTTTTGATGAGATAATCCTTGACTTTTTAACCATAAAACTTCCATCTTTAGCTGTACTCTAGGATGCGGGTGATTAAACCGACCGTAAGACAACAGTCTTTTGTCTTCTTCCGTAAATTCTAACTTAATCATTTCTCAGCCTCTTGACTACTTTTTCTATTTTTACTATATTATCTCTTATTTTTAAAATTCGCAACTTGTGACCGTGTTCAGTATACATGACGATTCACTATAACCTCACCATAAGGTGTTTGATATTCTTTCGGTTGCTCTCCCTTACTCTTCCAGATTTCTTCACCGATTTTTAAGGGTGAACCATCTGTATCTAAATATTTCAAGGCTTCTTTGCTGGCGATGCAACCTACTTCGTTTAAGCCTTTTTGAATATTTATTTCTGTATCCAACATTGAACGACTTAGTTCTAATGTTAGTTCTATTTTTATCTTTGAACCCTCTACATTAATCTGACTTTTCCCGTTAAGTCCAAAATCCAGCAATGCAAACTTCTAGAGGCTTTATCTGGCAAGGGTTTGAGTAATGATTCTCTTGACAGGAAAAAAATATTCTGAAGCCATCATCCCGCTTATCGTTCAAATTTCAAAAACAAAGGATGAAGGGAGTATGAGACTGTAAAATGGAGAAAATCTTAAAGGGCAGGTCAAAAAATGTTGGAATGGTGGACAAAAAACTTTGCCAGTTGTGAATTGGGAGACGAGAGGCTAAACAATCGTGCCTTCTCGATTGGGAAAAAGTTAAGTGAGGGGTTTGGAAAAGCCTTATCAGAAGTGTTTAAGGGAGGAAACGAGTTAAAGAGGGCCTATGAATTTTTGGGAATCCGAAAACAGACTTTGTCAAGATAATAGAGCCGCACTGTGAAATGACAACTGCCGCCGTAGAAGAATATAAGATAATGCTATCAGTCGGAGATACGACCTTCTTAGATTATCGCAATATCAAGGAAAAAAGGGAAGGGTATGGGCCGACTGGAAAAGGAGGGAATGGATTAATACTGCATAGTGCTTTAGCAATTGAGCCAGAAAAAGGACAAGTATTAGGTTTATTATGGCAAAAACTGTGGAATAGGGAGGTAAAAGAAAAGCCCCCAACAGATGAAACGGCGAAGCAGAAAAAAGAAAGACAGAAAGAACAAAGAAAAGCAGCTCGTCAAAGACCATTTGAGGAAAAAGAATCCTACAAATGGGTAGAGGCTCTAAACACCTGTGAGAAACAGGTAGAAAGTTCAACGAGGGTAATTCATGTATTTGACAGAGAAGGAGATGTTTCAGAAGTCTTTGACTCAGTGCGTCAACTCAAGCATACAGGAGTGCTGGTCAGAGCGTCTCATAATCGTAGTTTAGACAAAAATAGTGAACGACTTTGGCAACATTTGGAATCAGAACCGATTCGTTTTCATCAAGAAATCGAGATTCCGAGTACAGGAAAAAGAAAAGCACGGAAGGTTAAGCTTGCCGTCCGATTTTGCTCAGTTAATCTACGAACTCCCTATCGTTTTGATAATCGTGACCCGTTGAATGTCTATGCTGTTTATGCGACAGAAATCGATTGTCCCGAAGGCGAAACTCCTTTATCTTGGATGCTTCTGACTACAGAAGTTGTTGAGACTATTGAGATGGCTGTCACTATTCTTCGTTGGTACACCTACCGATGGCGGGTTGAAGAATTTCATAAAGTCCTTAAGTCTGGTTGTCAGAGTGAGCGTTATCGACTTGCCTCTGATGGAATGAAAACTCTTTTGGGTTTTTTAAGTGTCATTGCTGTTGAACTTTTACACGTTACTTATCTTCATCGTACCCAGCCCGATGCTCTCGCGATTGAAATTCTTAATCCTCTTCAACTTCAGGTGTTAAAAGCAGCCGCCTCTCAAAAACTTCCCCCTATTTTGACTGTTGCTTGGGCTGTCGAGTCTGTTGCTTTTCTTGGTGGTTATCTTGAACATCGTCGTAAAACTCCTCTCGGTATCCAAGTCCTTTGGCGCGGTTGGTTGAAGTTGCATGACCTTTGCCAAGGCTGGCAGCTTGCAATCCGCACTTAACGGGAAAAGTCAGCTACATTAATTAGTTTTGCTGTCATCATTGTTTCCTCTTTGTCACTTTTCATTTCATGTTAACACTTTTCTTTTCCTTCATCAACTAAAGGTCGCACCCCTCTATACTTGCTGCCAAGTACGCTATCAGACCAGTCATACTGATTATTCCTTGCATCTTTTCTTCCTCTCTGGCTAAGCTGTCATCAGTTTAACTTGCAATAATACTTGAGCCCTTGTTTTTGATTTTACGTCCCCAACATATTGTCAATCCACCTTCATTAAGAAGTTTATGGATGAGAGATTCTAATTCTTCAATTGATTTGAATAATTTATTTGCAATATATTCTTTTGCTGAATGCCATACCAATTCCATTAAATTATAATCGGGACTATAGGGGGGTAAAACTCCAAAATAATGTTTGGCATTTCTTCCGTGCTCTCGTCTAGAATTTCTTGCTTTTTGTGGAAGCTCGCATTATCTAAAATAATCACAATCTTCGGACCATTCTTTTCAAAGTCTTCTTTTTTATTTCCTTGTTCTATCCATTCTCTTTGTATGTCTTTGTAAAATTTTAATAATACACTCTTGAAGTTCTGAGAGTTACCAGTGGGAATCAAATCAACCCACCGTTTTTTGTCAGTATATCTAATACCACCCATTACATTGACTCTTCCTTTTCTTCTATCTCCCCTCACTTTTTTACGCTTTCCTTTTTTTGTCCAATGTTTTCTCCGTATTACTCTTAAGCTGAAGCCACTTTCATCCCAAAACCATATCTGGATCGATTCTGGCTTTTCTTTCAAAAGCTTCTTGTACTCTTCAACTTTCTTTCTAAATTCCTCTCTTTTTTGCTCATCTTTTTTATCTTCTAGACTATATTTTGCCCAGATATAGACAAATCGCTTTTTTTTAAGCATATTTCTAAGTTGTGTATTTCCTAACAATATACCCGTTTCTTTTTCCATATGAGTTGATAGTCTTGCTACTGTCCAACGTCCAAATTCATATCCAAACTCTTCAGGCTCTTTGATTATTATCTCCGTCAATTTCTCTATGTATTCTTCTGTTACTTTCCTGTGATTTCCTTTTTTTCTTTTGTCTCTTAAGCTTTCTATCTCTTTCGGATTTCCATTATTGCACCAGTACCACACTTGTCGTTTGCAACATCCTAATAATCCTGATATTTCATCATACGTTTTTCCTTCATTTCTCAGTAACATAATCAATATTCTCTCTCTTGTAACTGCGTGCTCTTCCGTTTTAAGGGCTTTTTGTAGCTCTTTCTTGGTCTTTTGGTCTAAGAAGTTTAACGTCAGCATAGTCATACAAAAAAGTAAGTCTATATATTCTACCTTATATCCACTTAGAGTGATGACAGCTTACCTTGTTGTCCTTTCCCATTATCCTTTTTTTCTACAACCCTTACCTCGCCTTAAATTTAGAATTGCTGCTCTGTTGTATGACGATTTATCAGTTTTTCTAGATGTTCTCGTTCTTTTGCTTCCAACTTTAACTCTTTGGGGGCTAATCGGGGCATGACTTTTTCTCCTATATACCTATATTTATCTTTTTATCGGTTGCCTAATAATAGTATCTTAACTTGCGCCTCAGACTACTAGTGGCACGTCAACTTTATTTTGATGGGTTGCTAGATTCTCAAAGCCTTGCCAAAATAGACTTACGGGTTCTTGTAGCCCCTCATTTCAAGATTGACAGACCACTAGTGACAATCAAATTCGCAATATTCTAGACAAAATCAAAGCCAATTCGTTATTTGGGGTGTTTAGTGACATTTACCAACTCCTGAAGACCAGAGGAATATTGACTCAGTATGAGGTGTTAGACAAGCAATTACTAATTCCGCTTGATGGCACAGAGTATTTCTCCTCTCAAAATATTCACTGTGAGCAATGTTCCCATCGAACCCATAAAAACGGGACAGTGACTTACTTTCATTCGGCAATCTTACCCGTAATTGTCTCACCTCAGCAAAAAGCGGTAATTAGTCTCAGCAATTCTCAGTTTTAGACACAGCAAGCCTTTTAGGGATTTAAAGAACATTTCAAAGGGGGTTTTTGGGGCAATCCTGTATGTACTATTGCGCCTAAAAGCCTGAAGACTCGTAAAATGAACTTGTTAATCCCGTTGAATTTTACCCCGTATTACGCGAACTAAAACCTGAAACTCTTGCTACAGCGCAAATTTAGAATTGCTGAATTAGTCTTGACCCTGAATTTATTACCCCTCAAGATGGTCACGAGAAACAAGACTGTGAGGTAGCAGCGGCAAAACGTTGGCTCCACAGACATCGAGAATTTTTTGACCCGTTCAGCGTTACTATGATTGGGGGATGACCTCTATAGTCGTCAACCGATGTGCGAAGAGGCTCTTCAAAACCACTTTCACTATCTCTTTGTCTGTTTGCCTGAATCTCACCCCACTCTTTATGAGTTTTTGGACTATGCCGAGAAGATTGGAGAGGTTTACTCTTTCCATGAGCGTCGTCGTCATGGTCGCGATTGGCATGATTATCATTATCGTTGGACTTATCACTTGCCCCTAAGAGATGGTTCCGCCGCCCTCAATACTCATTGGTTCGAGGTTACCGTTACTCGCCGTTCTGATGGTCAGGTTCTCTTTCACAACGATTGGATTACCGACCTTTTTCCCCAAGCCGATAACATTGTTGAGTTAGTCAGTGTCGCTCGCTCTCGTTGGAAAACCGAAAATGAGAACCATAATACTCTTAAGACTCAGGGCTACCATCTAGAACACAATTTTGGACATGGTGACCACCATCTTGCTACCTTTTTGCTCACCTTAAATTTACTGGCTTTCTTGTTTCACACCGTTTTACAGCTTTTAGATGAGTCCTACCAACGTATCCGACTACTTTTAGGGACTCGAAGATGCTTTTTTTCCCATTTACGTACTCTTACTACCTATTTTGTCTTTGATAGCTGGCAACACCTTCTTGATTTTATGCTTGAGCCATTTGACTCTCTGCCCGCCACTAATTCCTCCTGATTTTTCAAATTTAGAATTGCTGCATGGCTATGACGTTCGGCATCCGTAGGAAGACTGCTAATATAATAGCGAAACGTCTCTGTTGTTTTATGACCGAATTGAGTTTTACTTTTAACCATCACAACAGTTGCTAAACCGACCCACTGATTTTGGCGATGCAATGCGGAAAGCTGATTGATTGACACTGTCCAGACTTGACGAGTTTCTAAACGGTAATGTCCTTTTTCTGTCTTCTCATGATAACTGTATTCAATTCCTTGCCAGTTCTGAGCGACCGCTTGTTTAAACCAATCCCTAACTTGTTTATTAAGTTTGCCCTGATTTCCTTTGAGAGCCAATACATAGTCACCTTCACCTTGCTTTATTTGTTTTGCGATTTCTGTCTGCGTTCCCATTGCATCTAGGGTTACTACTGCCCCCTTGATGTTAAGTAACTTCAGTAACAAGGGGACTGCTTTTATTTCATTAGATTTACTATCTACTTTCTTTTGCGCTAACATCAGTCCCCGCTCACTACTCCACGCACTTATGCTGTGTAACGCATTTAGTCCTTTTTCCCTATCATAAGAACCTCTTTTCGTTTTTCCATCTATCTGTATCAGCTCTATGTCCATTTTCTCCGTTAGACTGCTTATCCAGCTCAGAAAACTTTTTTCTAGTTCTTCTGTTTCCAACATTCCAAATACTCTTCCAAAGGTATCGTGAGAGGGAATTCCCTTTGGTAACTCTAGAAACATTTCTAGCCATTCTCGTTTGGCTTTGCCATAGGCTTCAATTGCTACGAAGCCATCTGCCCCTGACAATACTGCCAATATTCCTATGGTGACAATTGCTGTTAAGTTATGGTCTTGCCTTCTCCCTGTTCTCGGTTCTTTTAGGCACTGAAAATGTTTCAGTATGCTTCTTTTGATAATTTTGACTTCTTTTTCTTGTTGTGGGGTTAGAACTCTTGCGCCGAAGCCTTTTGCCATCTTTGACCTCACTCACTTACTTTTTTTAAATAATAGCCTTTTCTTCTCTTAGATGACTGCTTCTTTTTTACACTATATTTCTCTCTTTTTGTCTGTATTTTTTGTAACAAATAAGATGCGATTACCCTGCCCCCGACCCTGAGTTTGATGAGAAAGTTAGTGACATTTGTCAGACCTACCTGAGTGCAATGGAGTGAGCAGAACAGGGAGAACAGACAATTTCCATTGATGAGATGACCGGCATTCAAGCCTTGGAACGAAAGGCTCCTGCCCAACCAATGCGACCTGGCAAACCAGAAAGGCGAGAATTTGAGTATATTCGTCACGGCACCCAGACGTTAATTGCCAGTTTTAATGTGGTTTCAGGTCAGATTGCCTTTGCCTAAGAGATGTTCTAGGGGTTTATCTTTAAAAAACTGACTGAACAGATATAAGGGAGAGTTGATAAATCCTAAGCCATTGAGAATCATTGCCTTAACGACTAGACCTGCACTTATTTTAGTGGTGTCTTTTTCTCCAAGTTGTTGATTAATATAGTCCACAATGCCTAGCTCATCAACGATAGCGGCGATGATGCCTAAATGGTCGAGATTTTTAACGGTTAGTTGAGTCATTGTAAGGTGAGTGACTGGTTGATTTGATTGTAGCTATTCCGTCGCTATTTCTGAGTTTATTTTTTACCTCCTCTTAACCAGTACGGAATATGGGTTTTAAAAATTGCATTTTTAGAGATTAATACCGTAAATCAGCAACGCCGAGAAAAGTGCCTGCTGTTGCTCTTGGTATTCTCCAAAAAGGTCTAACTTGGGAAGAACTACTTCAACTTCGTATTCTCTGCTAATCCCTTGTCCTGCAAGAGTTTTAGCCCAACAATTACACGGAACCAGTGCCAAATTGGCGATCGCCCTCTGGATTAGTGGGGTAAATTCCTTGTAAACGACGATTATAGTCTTAAAAATCTAAAGTGGTGTGGTATGTACTTTATTTTTAAATTGCCGTTCTTTTGTTAATCATATTAAAATTATAACCAAAATTGGCGATCGCCCTCTGGATTAGTGGGGTAAATTCCTTGTAAACGACGATTATAGTCTTAAAAATCTAAAGTGGTGTGGTATGTACTTTATTTTTAAATTGCCGTTCTTTTGTTAATCATATTAAAATTATAACCAAAATTGGCGATCGCCCTCTCGATTAGTGGGGTAAATTCCTTGTAAACGACGATAAGCGATCGCACCTCTAAATAATAAAACTGTTTACGAAAGTTTTGAAAGTTTCTTTTGTAGAAAATAGATGACATATTGGCAGTAAGGAGCATACTTCCCATCTTTATTAACTTGTGAATAAGTTGCGATCTCTTTTTCGAGACTTCTTTTAGAGCATGGCTTGTTGGGATATTTTTTTGCTATTTTCTTAAGAACGGTATTATATGCTTCGTATCGGGTGTGACCTTTAGTTGATGAAGGAAAAGAAAAGTGTTAACATGGGATGAAAAGTGACAAAGAGGAAACAATGATGACAGCAAAACTAATTAATGTAGAGGGTTCAAAGATAAAAATAGAACTAACATTAGAACTCAGTCGTTCAATGTTGGATACAGAAATAAATATTCAAAAAGGCTTAAACGAAGTAGGTTGCATCGCCAGCAAAGAAGCCTTGAAATATTTAGATACAGATGGTTCACCCTTAAAAATCGGTGAAGAAATCTGGAAGAGTAAGGGAGAGCAACCGAAAGAATATCAAACACCTTATGGTGAGGTTATAGTGAATCGTCATGTATATCAGCGTTCACCTTTGAGGAAAAACGTATTGCCCCTTAGAAAGAGAAGCAAGGATAATCATAACATCAACGCCATTATTGGCAAAACAGGTATCCTCAAAAATGTCAGGGATGGCAGGCAAAGAGGTGAAAAATGATTTATTAGAAAATCATGGTAGAAAAGTAGCGCTATCCTATATCCAAAGATTGAGTGAAGCAGTAGGAAGTGTGGTACAGGCAAAAGAAGAAGCGTGGAGTTATGCCCCGCCCAAGGAGGATAGCCAAATTGCAACAGTGGGAATAGGATTAGATGGAACCTGTATGCTGATGTGTGAGGATGGCTACCGTGAAGCAATGGTGGGAACCGTTTCCCTATACGATAGTGAAGGCGAACGTCAACCTACAATCTATCTAGGTGCGGCACCAGAGTATGGAAAAAAGAGTTTTCTAGAAAGATTAGAAAGAGAAATTGAGCGAGCGAAAAACCGTTATCCAGAGGCAACATTGGTCGGGATAGCAGACGGGGCAGAATCAAATTGGAAGTTTTTAGAAAAGCAAACGGAAGAACAGATATTAGATTTCTATCATGCCTCTGGTTACTTAGGTGCCTTGGCAGAAGCGTTGCATCCGAATACCGTGTCAAAACAAAAAGAATGGTTGACTGAAAATTGTCGAGAACTCAAGCATGAAAAAGGAAAAGCAGGAGAACTGCTAAATCTGATGAAAGAAGTCAAAGAAGAAAAAAGTCATTCTAAGAATCTTACCGAGAAACTACAAGCGGCGATTACTTATTACGAGAATCATCAGCATCAAATGGATTATGCTGAATACTTAGAGAAAAAGTATCCGATTGGTTCAGGTGTTACGGAAGCAGCTTGTAAGACGTTGGTCAAACAACGATTATGTTGTTCAGGGATGCGATGGAAGGAAAAAGGAGCAGGAATTATTTTGAGCCTACGAGCTTTGGTATTGACCAAGGAACGATGGAGTCAATTTTGGGCAAAACTTGATCAATATGGGTTCCCTGTAGAACCCTGATTACAACAGCTTTTATCAACTAAAGGTCGCACCCTTCGTATCTGGCTTTTTTAATGGTCTCTAAATTCAAATTTAAAATTTCTTGAAGGTCGTGGTTAATATCAGAATCGTTCGAGTAAATTTCACCACTAGACCTGTAGGCGATTAAATTCTCACAATTCTTAGTCGGATCGGCGGGATTAATTTTTAAAATCGCGTTTCCTTGTTTGGTATCACAATGCTGCAAATGAGATGGTTGACCTTTACCTCCATCGCAAGCAGCAAGCATATTAGCGTAACGTAAATCTCGATTTTCCTTTTCTACCTTTTGTTTATCTTCATCTGAAACTGGGTTTTGAGGAAAGATATGAGCAATTTTTGTGGTCTCATTACTGTTCTCTATTCTTTCCATGCAAAAGCAGCAAATATAGCCCTGCTCTTTTAACAAGGATTGTCGAAGTTTCTCCTTTTCACGAAAGTTTGTATAGTTGGGAATAATATCTGCTTTTTTCTCAGATTGAATAAAATTAAGAAGTTCCTGCATCACTAAAGGATCAGGATTTTTAGTGATTTTTTTCATTTATTAATCCTCCATAAAATGAAATATAGTTTGTGCTTGAACAACAGCAGTATCATTGTTTCCAAACAAATTTGATAGCTCTTCTAGAGCTTCTCTGGCTTCATTCCAATTTTCATCATCTATTAATCTTAAACAATCGTCAATTTTTTGTTGAGACCATTCTGGTCTTTCTTTAACACCAAAAATTTCATACAAAATTGAATTACTATCGCGGCCAATAGTATGGGGAGAATACTCTATTAATTTTCCATCTTCTAAAATAAAAACACTTTCTTTAGGGACTTCACTTAATACCTGGGGAGAGTGAGTCGTAACAATAAATTGACAGTTAGGAAACGTTTTTGTCAGGGCAGGTAATACTCGTCGTTGCCACTGGGGATGAAGATGTAAATCAATTTCATCAATTAAGACAATTCCTTCCCCTTGCCAGGCATTTTCTCCTAGTCCTGGGTTGGCGATCGCCAAGCGTCGAGCAAGATCAGTCGCTAACATTAATAACCTTTTTTCCCCACTTGATAATTGATCAAGTTTAAAATCTTGGTTATCTTTGCTAATTACTAGAGTTGGATTAGGAATCCTCCGTCTAAATGGGAAAACTCGATCCCTAGAATTGCTAACAATACGTAAATCAGAAAAAGGAATACTTGTTAGATTACTGAGCAATTTTTCAAATGTTTTGCGAACAGCTTCTAAGCTAGAAATTCTGTAATTAGGATTTTCACTTATTCGTCTTTCCTTTTCAAAATTTTCTTTTCTTTCAAACCATTGAGTAAATTCATAAAAATCATCCAGATCGGCTTGCATACAGCCCCGATAAATATTTAACTGCTGTTTGTCAAAATATATTTTTAAAGGTTTTGTATATTGTTTTATTTGTTTTCTATGTTTGTTATGGTAATAGTCTATAGGTCTGTCATGGTAATAGACAAAGAGAGGAAAATTTTGATAAGAATCTTGAGAGTATTGTTCAATATAATTAACTCCTGTAATGTTTGAAGTGGTCGATTCAGAATTATCTTCTTCTAAAATTTTTGCTGTACATAAAACTGTAATTGTATGTTCATCATTCTCTTTAATAACAGCATCTAACTGCGAAGATTCTGCTGTGTAATGAATTTCATCTTGTTCAATGATTGTTAAACTCCCAATAATATCTTGCAAAACAAAATCTTTTTTTATTTCCAGTTGAATTAATTGATTAATGATCGAGCTTAAGACTATTTTTAGACAATCTAAAATAGTGGTTTTTCCTGCTCCATTAATACCAACAATTACTGCGATGTTATTATCAGGAAAATTTATCGAAATATCCTCTAAGCAGCGAAAATTTTTAACCTCTAATTGTTCAATACGCACGGTAATTTCCTCAGATTAATAAATGTTAAATATCTAAAAATAAAGCGATTCATCAACAATTAAATGCTGGGCATAATATTTATCTGTAATCCAAACTCTTCTAATAAATCAACAAAACTATAAATTTCTTGACCATCAGTTTGAGCTAAAATTGCCGCTAGTTTTTCATAGGCTAGTTGAGCAGACTCACTAAGATTATTAGCTTTTTTACGAGCATTAACAATATCTTCCAACGTTAATTGAAGCATTCCCGATAATCGCTCTTTTTCTTGTAAAGCCATTTCAATGTTACCTGCTGCTCTTTGCGGATCATTAAGCGAGATCGCCAAATAATCTTGATAATCTTTAGTTGGGGCTGTTTTGACGGTTTGCATAATCTTTCCAATAGAGTTTTGCTAGATTAATATCTTTTTGTTGGGTACTTTTATCACCACCACAAAGCAACAAAATAAGTCTTGTTCCTCTTTGACCAAAATAGATGCGATAGCCAGAACCATAATCAATCCTGAACTCAAAAATGCCATCTCCGACAGACTTGTAGTCGCCTAAATTACCTAAGCGAACTCGCCTCAGACGATGATCAATTTTTAAAACGGCTTTTTGATCTTTTAAAGTATTTAACCATTCTTCAAAAGGACAATTCCCTTTGGTGGTAACGTAGATTTGAATTTCTTTAG contains:
- a CDS encoding IS4 family transposase produces the protein MTTAAVEEYKIMLSVGDTTFLDYRNIKEKREGYGPTGKGGNGLILHSALAIEPEKGQVLGLLWQKLWNREVKEKPPTDETAKQKKERQKEQRKAARQRPFEEKESYKWVEALNTCEKQVESSTRVIHVFDREGDVSEVFDSVRQLKHTGVLVRASHNRSLDKNSERLWQHLESEPIRFHQEIEIPSTGKRKARKVKLAVRFCSVNLRTPYRFDNRDPLNVYAVYATEIDCPEGETPLSWMLLTTEVVETIEMAVTILRWYTYRWRVEEFHKVLKSGCQSERYRLASDGMKTLLGFLSVIAVELLHVTYLHRTQPDALAIEILNPLQLQVLKAAASQKLPPILTVAWAVESVAFLGGYLEHRRKTPLGIQVLWRGWLKLHDLCQGWQLAIRT
- a CDS encoding ISKra4 family transposase; translation: MSGMAGKEVKNDLLENHGRKVALSYIQRLSEAVGSVVQAKEEAWSYAPPKEDSQIATVGIGLDGTCMLMCEDGYREAMVGTVSLYDSEGERQHTIYLGAAPEYGKKSFLERLEREIERAKNRYPEATLVGIADGAESNWKFLEKQTEEQILDFYHASGYLGALAEALHPNTVSKQKEWLTENCRELKHEKGKAGELLNLMKEVKEEKSHSKNLTEKLQAAITYYENHQHQMDYAEYIEKKYPIGSGVTEAACKTLVKQRLCCSGMRWKEKGAGIILSLRALVLTKERWSQFWAKLDQYGFPVEP
- a CDS encoding transposase, which encodes MLEWWTKNFASCELGDERLNNRAFSIGKKLSEGFGKALSEVFKGGNELKRAYEFLGIRKQTLSR
- a CDS encoding AAA family ATPase, which produces MRIEQLEVKNFRCLEDISINFPDNNIAVIVGINGAGKTTILDCLKIVLSSIINQLIQLEIKKDFVLQDIIGSLTIIEQDEIHYTAESSQLDAVIKENDEHTITVLCTAKILEEDNSESTTSNITGVNYIEQYSQDSYQNFPLFVYYHDRPIDYYHNKHRKQIKQYTKPLKIYFDKQQLNIYRGCMQADLDDFYEFTQWFERKENFEKERRISENPNYRISSLEAVRKTFEKLLSNLTSIPFSDLRIVSNSRDRVFPFRRRIPNPTLVISKDNQDFKLDQLSSGEKRLLMLATDLARRLAIANPGLGENAWQGEGIVLIDEIDLHLHPQWQRRVLPALTKTFPNCQFIVTTHSPQVLSEVPKESVFILEDGKLIEYSPHTIGRDSNSILYEIFGVKERPEWSQQKIDDCLRLIDDENWNEAREALEELSNLFGNNDTAVVQAQTIFHFMED
- a CDS encoding IS630 family transposase, whose protein sequence is MIKLEFTEEDKRLLSYGRFNHPHPRVQLKMEVLWLKSQGLSHQKIAQFAGVSVNTVTSYIRDYQEGGIEKLKEIKFNRPKSELTEHQGKIEAYFELNPPAKINEAVKRIEELTGIKRSPTQVRKFLKSIGMRCLKVGTIASKADAEAQDSYREKELEPRLEEAKAGKRAVFFVDASHFVMGAFVNFIWCFKRIFIKLPSGRKRFNVLGALNAITHEVIMVTNSSYITGTQVCELLEKIAELGLLIPITLVLDNARYQKCRIVQELAESLGIELLYLPPYSPNLNLIERLWKFVKKKCLYAKYYEDFTQFSAAISGCLEDANVKYKEELDSLLTLRFQRFDKSQIMNV
- a CDS encoding DUF4277 domain-containing protein; its protein translation is MTQLTVKNLDHLGIIAAIVDELGIVDYINQQLGEKDTTKISAGLVVKAMILNGLGFINSPLYLFSQFFKDKPLEHLLGKGNLT
- a CDS encoding ISAs1 family transposase; translated protein: MAKGFGARVLTPQQEKEVKIIKRSILKHFQCLKEPRTGRRQDHNLTAIVTIGILAVLSGADGFVAIEAYGKAKREWLEMFLELPKGIPSHDTFGRVFGMLETEELEKSFLSWISSLTEKMDIELIQIDGKTKRGSYDREKGLNALHSISAWSSERGLMLAQKKVDSKSNEIKAVPLLLKLLNIKGAVVTLDAMGTQTEIAKQIKQGEGDYVLALKGNQGKLNKQVRDWFKQAVAQNWQGIEYSYHEKTEKGHYRLETRQVWTVSINQLSALHRQNQWVGLATVVMVKSKTQFGHKTTETFRYYISSLPTDAERHSHAAILNLKNQEELVAGRESNGSSIKSRRCCQLSKTK
- a CDS encoding type II toxin-antitoxin system RelE/ParE family toxin, with amino-acid sequence MEAQPKEIQIYVTTKGNCPFEEWLNTLKDQKAVLKIDHRLRRVRLGNLGDYKSVGDGIFEFRIDYGSGYRIYFGQRGTRLILLLCGGDKSTQQKDINLAKLYWKDYANRQNSPN